The following coding sequences are from one Dehalococcoidia bacterium window:
- the cofD gene encoding 2-phospho-L-lactate transferase codes for MIVVLAGGTGAARFLQGLVRVVPPERVTIISNVGDDCQMYGLHVSPDIDMVVYHLAGVADEERTFGIRDDTFAVVEALARFGYETWFRLGDRDLATCLHRTNLLRSGFGLTEATASIVRAFGLACTVLPATEAPLRTRIRTDDGLLEFQDYFVRRRAEVPVRGIVYQGAEAALPAPGVLEAIEQAEAIIVAPSNPLLSIGPILAVPGLREVLASTPARVGAISPIVGGATLKGPADRIMRELGMEVSPVGVARLYADFLDVMVMDQRDAALASRVEALGLDVVTTDTIMSSMDKKVALARTVLVSLGVEV; via the coding sequence GTGATAGTCGTGCTGGCCGGGGGGACGGGCGCAGCCCGTTTCCTCCAGGGGCTGGTGCGGGTCGTGCCCCCGGAGAGGGTCACCATCATTTCCAACGTGGGCGACGACTGCCAGATGTACGGCCTCCATGTATCGCCCGACATCGACATGGTCGTCTATCACCTGGCGGGGGTAGCCGACGAGGAGCGCACCTTCGGCATCCGGGACGACACCTTTGCCGTCGTGGAGGCCCTGGCCCGCTTCGGCTACGAGACCTGGTTCCGCCTGGGCGACCGGGACCTGGCCACCTGCCTGCACCGCACCAACCTGCTGCGTAGCGGCTTCGGCCTGACCGAGGCCACCGCCAGCATCGTCCGCGCTTTCGGCCTCGCCTGCACCGTCCTCCCAGCCACCGAGGCCCCCCTTCGGACCCGCATCCGTACCGACGATGGCCTGCTGGAGTTCCAGGACTACTTCGTGCGACGGCGGGCCGAGGTGCCCGTGCGGGGCATCGTCTACCAGGGCGCCGAGGCAGCCTTGCCGGCGCCGGGGGTCCTGGAGGCCATCGAGCAGGCGGAGGCGATCATCGTCGCCCCGTCCAACCCACTGCTCAGCATCGGCCCGATCCTGGCCGTGCCCGGGCTGAGGGAGGTTCTCGCGTCGACCCCTGCCAGGGTGGGGGCTATCAGTCCCATCGTCGGCGGGGCCACCCTCAAGGGGCCGGCCGACCGCATCATGCGCGAGCTGGGCATGGAGGTGAGCCCGGTGGGTGTGGCCCGCCTCTACGCCGATTTCCTGGACGTGATGGTGATGGACCAGCGAGATGCCGCCCTCGCGTCTCGGGTGGAGGCCCTGGGCTTGGACGTGGTGACGACGGATACGATAATGTCCTCGATGGACAAGAAGGTGGCCCTGGCACGCACGGTGCTGGTGTCGTTGGGGGTGGAAGTGTGA
- the cofC gene encoding 2-phospho-L-lactate guanylyltransferase: MIAALVPVKALSEAKGRLAAVLTSEERRRLALAMLADVVTALLGAASIAYIAIISPDKAVLKEAERLRARPLPEPPQVRGINAALSYGATELAREGADTILVVPADLPTLTPAAVEEVLASLPSPRGVAIVPSVEGGTNVLALRPPDAIPFRFGPKSFTAHRREAVARSVPTAVLRREDLTADVDSPQDLLRLSHAPGAENTKRLLQDLSLPSRLGTAGEAAE; this comes from the coding sequence GTGATCGCAGCCCTGGTGCCGGTGAAGGCTCTGTCGGAAGCCAAAGGGCGCCTCGCCGCCGTCCTCACCTCCGAAGAGAGGCGCCGGCTGGCCCTCGCCATGCTGGCCGATGTGGTGACGGCCCTGCTGGGGGCCGCCTCCATCGCCTATATCGCCATCATCAGCCCCGACAAGGCGGTGCTGAAGGAGGCGGAACGCCTGCGGGCGCGTCCGCTGCCCGAACCCCCGCAGGTGCGGGGCATCAATGCCGCCCTGAGCTACGGGGCCACGGAGCTGGCCCGCGAGGGTGCCGACACCATCTTGGTGGTGCCGGCAGACCTCCCCACCCTGACGCCAGCAGCGGTCGAGGAGGTGCTGGCCTCCCTACCCTCGCCCAGAGGGGTGGCCATCGTGCCCTCGGTGGAAGGCGGGACCAACGTCCTGGCGCTGAGGCCCCCCGATGCCATCCCCTTCCGCTTCGGTCCCAAGAGCTTTACAGCCCACCGCCGCGAGGCAGTGGCCAGGTCGGTTCCCACTGCCGTTCTGCGGCGCGAGGACCTGACGGCCGACGTCGACAGCCCCCAGGACCTGCTGCGCCTGTCCCACGCTCCCGGAGCCGAGAACACCAAGCGTCTGCTGCAGGACCTCTCCCTGCCCAGCCGCCTGGGTACGGCCGGGGAGGCGGCCGAGTGA
- a CDS encoding nitroreductase family protein produces the protein MTGTVSLDQVILGRRSVRRFLPIPVPDDLVDELVMLAAAAPAPHHSRPWRFVVLSPGARERLVSAMESAWLRDMQADGHRPEEARSLMERSRRRIASAPVLLLACLELSDARLWPDARRQRAERDMFVQSLGAALQNLMLAAHARGLGSCLMGAPLFCQEEVRAAIGLPTGWEPAFLVELGYPDPTYRPRPRLPAEPQSLLRRI, from the coding sequence GTGACCGGCACGGTGTCCCTGGATCAGGTCATCCTGGGGCGCCGGTCGGTGCGCCGCTTCCTGCCCATCCCCGTTCCCGACGACCTGGTGGACGAGCTGGTGATGCTGGCGGCGGCAGCTCCCGCCCCCCACCACAGCCGACCCTGGCGCTTCGTGGTCCTCTCGCCAGGTGCCCGCGAGCGGCTGGTCTCGGCCATGGAGTCGGCCTGGCTGAGGGATATGCAGGCCGACGGTCATCGCCCCGAGGAGGCCCGATCGCTGATGGAGCGCTCGCGCCGCCGCATTGCATCGGCGCCGGTCCTGCTGCTGGCCTGCCTGGAGCTGTCGGACGCCCGCCTCTGGCCGGACGCACGCCGTCAGCGGGCCGAGCGCGACATGTTCGTCCAGAGCCTGGGCGCCGCCCTCCAGAACCTCATGCTGGCCGCCCATGCCCGCGGCCTAGGCTCCTGCCTCATGGGTGCTCCCCTGTTCTGCCAGGAGGAGGTGCGGGCCGCCATCGGCCTGCCCACAGGCTGGGAGCCTGCCTTTCTGGTGGAGCTGGGCTATCCCGACCCCACCTACCGCCCGCGTCCCCGTCTCCCTGCAGAGCCCCAGTCCCTTCTGCGCCGCATCTGA
- a CDS encoding endonuclease MutS2, with translation EFDKVLARLEGLCTFSLGRELARRLQPSTDYQEVLRRQRETAEARKLLSLRPGLSLASARDVRELARQAAKGHVLQPSELLEVADTLQLAQQMRGLVGSWRHQLPLLASLTDRIADFGPLLQEIGRCLDRRGEVTDEASPVLGELRRQVRRAHDRLVAHLERIVASQTGRQALQEPLVTMREGRYVLPVRAEMRHMIPGIVHDVSSSGATVFVEPLEVVEEANRWRELQLEEQREVERVLRRLSALVGERAAAIRRAVEALARLDLALAKARLGEELRCPLPLDGHEQPWLIPEPSRLRLTQARHPLLRGNVVPISLWLGRDEGFTVLLITGPNTGGKTVALKTTGLLCLMTQAGLPVPAEEGSALPVFDGIYADIGDEQSIEQSLSTFSSHMRNIVDILHRATPRSLVLLDELGAGTDPTEGAALARAILLHLLARGCLTVATTHHGELKALAHDTPGMMNASVEFDPETLAPTYHLRIGVPGQSNALHIAQRLGLSEEVLEEARRGLAPGHLEVERLLHDLQRERQQAAAERHALEEERRQAEALRQELERRLQALERERRLLVERTRRLLEQELAAARRRLHQAQQAIERSERSARGRRALDQARRLLGEVAAQERALAEEARPPAVPLAQVQPGDRVWLRGVSEPGEVISLPDEAGELEVRLGALRARVPLADIVRAERPEATPSPPVSAPPPPAHARDEIEVRGMTLDEALPLVEEHLDAAFRAGLRHLRIVHGKGSGTLRRAVRELLSSHPLVKSYRPAEPREGGEGVTVVEVAQ, from the coding sequence CTGCAGCCCTCGGAGCTGCTGGAGGTGGCCGACACGCTCCAGCTGGCCCAGCAGATGCGGGGGCTGGTAGGAAGCTGGCGCCACCAGCTACCCCTGCTGGCATCCCTCACCGACCGCATCGCCGACTTCGGCCCCTTGCTGCAGGAGATAGGACGATGCCTGGACCGTCGCGGTGAGGTGACCGACGAAGCCAGCCCCGTGCTGGGCGAGCTGCGGAGGCAAGTCCGCCGCGCCCATGACCGCCTGGTGGCCCATCTGGAGCGCATCGTCGCCTCCCAGACGGGCCGACAGGCCCTGCAGGAGCCTCTGGTCACCATGCGCGAGGGCCGCTACGTGCTCCCGGTACGCGCCGAGATGCGGCACATGATTCCCGGCATCGTTCATGACGTCTCCTCCTCGGGCGCCACCGTTTTCGTGGAGCCGCTGGAGGTGGTGGAGGAGGCCAACCGCTGGCGTGAGCTTCAACTGGAGGAGCAGCGAGAGGTGGAGCGAGTCCTCCGGCGCCTCTCGGCCCTGGTGGGGGAGCGGGCCGCCGCTATCCGTCGGGCGGTGGAGGCCCTGGCGCGCCTCGACCTGGCCCTGGCCAAGGCGCGGCTGGGGGAAGAGCTGCGCTGCCCCCTGCCCCTGGACGGCCATGAGCAGCCCTGGCTCATCCCGGAGCCGTCCCGCTTGCGCCTGACCCAGGCCCGCCACCCACTGCTCAGGGGAAACGTGGTGCCCATCTCCCTCTGGCTGGGGCGGGACGAAGGCTTCACGGTGCTGCTCATCACCGGGCCCAACACCGGCGGCAAGACGGTAGCCCTCAAAACGACAGGCCTTCTCTGCCTGATGACCCAGGCCGGCCTGCCGGTGCCCGCCGAGGAGGGGTCGGCCCTGCCCGTCTTCGATGGCATCTACGCCGACATCGGCGACGAGCAGAGCATCGAGCAGTCGCTGTCCACTTTCAGCTCCCACATGCGCAACATCGTCGACATCCTGCACAGGGCCACCCCCCGTAGCCTGGTGCTGCTGGACGAGCTGGGCGCTGGCACCGATCCCACCGAGGGCGCAGCCCTCGCCCGTGCCATCCTGCTGCACCTGCTGGCCCGGGGCTGCCTGACCGTCGCTACCACCCACCATGGCGAGCTGAAGGCGCTGGCCCACGATACTCCGGGCATGATGAACGCCTCGGTGGAGTTCGACCCCGAGACCCTGGCGCCGACCTACCACCTTCGCATCGGCGTGCCCGGGCAGTCCAACGCCCTGCACATCGCCCAGCGCCTGGGCCTGTCGGAGGAGGTCCTGGAAGAGGCCCGCCGCGGCCTGGCCCCCGGCCACCTGGAGGTGGAAAGGCTGCTGCACGACCTGCAGCGGGAGCGCCAGCAGGCCGCCGCCGAGCGGCACGCCCTGGAAGAGGAGCGTCGCCAGGCCGAGGCCCTGCGCCAGGAGCTGGAGAGGCGGCTGCAGGCCCTGGAAAGAGAACGTCGGCTCCTCGTCGAGCGCACCCGTAGGCTGCTGGAGCAGGAGCTGGCGGCGGCCCGTCGCCGCCTGCACCAGGCCCAGCAGGCCATCGAGCGGAGCGAGCGCTCGGCCCGCGGCCGCCGTGCCCTGGACCAGGCCCGCCGTCTGCTGGGAGAGGTCGCGGCCCAGGAAAGGGCACTGGCCGAAGAGGCGCGCCCGCCGGCGGTGCCGCTGGCGCAGGTCCAGCCCGGTGACCGCGTCTGGCTGAGGGGGGTATCGGAGCCGGGAGAGGTTATCTCGCTGCCCGACGAGGCTGGCGAGCTGGAGGTACGCCTCGGCGCCCTGCGGGCCCGTGTCCCCCTGGCCGACATAGTGCGGGCCGAGCGTCCCGAGGCCACCCCGTCGCCACCCGTGAGCGCGCCCCCGCCGCCTGCCCACGCCAGGGACGAGATCGAGGTGCGGGGCATGACCCTGGACGAGGCCCTCCCCCTGGTCGAGGAGCATCTGGACGCCGCCTTCCGCGCCGGGCTGCGACACCTGCGCATCGTCCACGGCAAGGGTTCGGGCACCCTCCGCCGGGCCGTGCGCGAGCTGCTCTCGTCCCACCCCCTGGTCAAGTCCTACCGTCCCGCCGAGCCGCGGGAGGGCGGCGAGGGCGTTACGGTGGTGGAGGTCGCCCAGTGA